TCCACCTTCCAACATACTCGAGATTCGCCGCGCATCGCTCCTCCGTCGTCCTCGCGGCGGGCCCCGCAAGCGTGATCCATCCCGGCGGCGCGTCGGGCGGAAAGCGGCGATAGGCCTCGGGGAGCGCGTCCCACGCGGCCGCCTCGAACGGGTGGATCCCGACCATGCTCCACTCGCCGCGCAGCCAGAGAAGCAACGTCGGGTACTCGCGCACGGCGGTGAGGAGGAAGCCGCCGGGCCATCTCCCCGCCAGCGCGCCGACGCAGAGCCTCTTGCCGTTCCTGCCGATCAGCTCCCTGCGGAGCGTCCCCCGCCCCAAGAGGGCGGCGCCCCCGCGCGCGAGAAGGAAGGGCACGAGGAACAGAGCCAGCGCCGTGAGGGCCGCCGCGGTGTCGAGGATCCGCTTCTCCCACGACCGTCCGGCAAGACGGAAACCGGAGACCTGCAGGGCCGGCATGCCGAGGAAATCCCCCATCCGCGCGCCGTGGCGCAGAGAGGCGCGAAGACGGGGGACGAGACGCACCGGAATCCCCGCGCCGGTGAGCCGCTCGATGAGAGCGGCGGGGGCCGCCTCCGACCAGTCCTCGAAGATCACGACCTCCGCGATCCTCTCGTCCTGCACCCACAGGAGCGTCGCCTCCTCGATCGAGGCCGGCTCCCCGCCTCGGGGAACGGCCAGGACCGCCGCGGTGTTTGTCAGCGGAAGGATCTCCCATCCGAGGTGAGGGTCCCGATCGAGGCGCCGCCTCATCTCCTCCGCGTCCGCGGGGGGCGCCAGGAGGCCGATGCGCCGGAGGTGGAGCCTCCTCGAGCGAACGCTCCCCTGCGCGCGGAAGATCGCGGCGCGGAAGAGGAGGATATAGAGGAGCGCCAGCGGCAGGAAGACGATCACGACCGCGCGGGAGTAGACGGGGGTGGCGAAGAGGAAGGTGGAAGCCATCATGATGAGGGCCGTGGCGGCGATGGCGCGCGCCGCTCCGAGCAGCTGCTCGCCCCCCTCCTCGCGCCTGCGGCTCCTGTACATTCCGGCGAGGGCGAGGGCGACCAGGGCCACGGCGTTCGTGAAGACGAGCAGCCTCGCGTAGCGGCCCACGCCGAACATCGGCTTCTCGAAGATCGCCCCCGACAGGTGCCTCGCCAGATAGGCGGACGCGAAGGCCAGATTGACCGCGGCGAAGTCCGAGAGGACGAGAATCATCTTCCTGATGGTCGAGCTGCGGCGCTTGAGCCAGTAGAGGACGAAGCTCCACTTCTCGTAGTAGCGGAAGGTCGAGGCAAGATGGATCAGAAGCCCCTTGCCCGGCCGGCGCGCGCTCTCGCGCCCGTAACGGTGGACCATGATCGAAGCCGGGTGGTAGACGGTCTTCCAGCCCCGCGCGCGCATCCGGTAGCACCAATCGACATCCTCGAAGTAGAGGAAGAACCGCTCGTCCATCGGTCCGACATCCTCGACCGCGCGCCGCCGCACCAGAAGACTCGCCCCGAGGCACCAGTCGACTTCGCGCGTCTCCTCGTGGTCGTAGTCGAGCATCAAGTGCTCCCTCAGGATCCTGTGGTTCGGCCAGAGGCGTCCGAGGAAGGTCCTGCGCAGGAGGAAGACCGGGAGCGTGTAGAAGGTCCTGCACGAGTGCTGCAGACTGCCGTCCG
This genomic window from Candidatus Eisenbacteria bacterium contains:
- a CDS encoding glycosyltransferase; translation: MSQASLFTTGAGGQSPGDGVPKISFIIVHYRTPDLLRACLASIASSAASLPHEVLVIDNAPLDEEAQRISSEHPRAIYRRNEQNLGFGRAVNQGLAAGRGDCFLVLNPDVEVRPGSVEALLDRMGRDPTIGIAAPKLLNPDGSLQHSCRTFYTLPVFLLRRTFLGRLWPNHRILREHLMLDYDHEETREVDWCLGASLLVRRRAVEDVGPMDERFFLYFEDVDWCYRMRARGWKTVYHPASIMVHRYGRESARRPGKGLLIHLASTFRYYEKWSFVLYWLKRRSSTIRKMILVLSDFAAVNLAFASAYLARHLSGAIFEKPMFGVGRYARLLVFTNAVALVALALAGMYRSRRREEGGEQLLGAARAIAATALIMMASTFLFATPVYSRAVVIVFLPLALLYILLFRAAIFRAQGSVRSRRLHLRRIGLLAPPADAEEMRRRLDRDPHLGWEILPLTNTAAVLAVPRGGEPASIEEATLLWVQDERIAEVVIFEDWSEAAPAALIERLTGAGIPVRLVPRLRASLRHGARMGDFLGMPALQVSGFRLAGRSWEKRILDTAAALTALALFLVPFLLARGGAALLGRGTLRRELIGRNGKRLCVGALAGRWPGGFLLTAVREYPTLLLWLRGEWSMVGIHPFEAAAWDALPEAYRRFPPDAPPGWITLAGPAARTTEERCAANLEYVGRWSLALDGSLLLDRLRRRKGER